A stretch of the Mycobacteroides immunogenum genome encodes the following:
- a CDS encoding TetR/AcrR family transcriptional regulator, translated as MTDDSDAVRPGGASARRRLTPEDRRAELLEFGTQLFGERHYDDVRMDEVAEQAGVSRALLYRYFPDKRSFYTAVMQAEYDRLYDATISLDMDQSLSGFERLRRTLLVYLHYQEEHPFAPVTVFRMIDSADPTVMAIEQQEYDKQTDRIMAVVDHVAGDEMTPALVTDLKVVIRAWLAFNQELARQRALNPELDVDWLADTSAHAMIDAVRRVSNIPQAVADLMGAD; from the coding sequence ATGACCGACGACTCCGATGCCGTTCGCCCCGGCGGCGCATCGGCTCGTCGTCGGCTCACTCCCGAGGATCGGCGCGCCGAGCTCCTCGAGTTCGGCACTCAGCTGTTCGGCGAACGTCACTACGACGACGTGCGCATGGATGAGGTAGCTGAACAGGCCGGTGTGTCCCGGGCGCTGCTGTACCGCTACTTTCCGGACAAGCGCTCGTTCTACACCGCGGTGATGCAGGCCGAGTATGACCGGCTGTACGACGCCACGATTTCCCTCGATATGGACCAGAGTCTTTCCGGTTTCGAGCGGCTGCGGCGCACTCTGCTGGTGTATTTGCACTACCAGGAGGAACATCCGTTCGCGCCGGTCACGGTCTTCCGGATGATCGATTCCGCCGACCCCACCGTCATGGCCATCGAGCAGCAGGAATACGACAAGCAGACCGATCGCATCATGGCGGTGGTCGATCATGTGGCCGGTGACGAGATGACTCCGGCGCTGGTGACCGACCTGAAAGTGGTCATCCGCGCCTGGCTGGCGTTCAATCAGGAATTGGCCCGGCAGCGTGCCCTCAATCCCGAGCTGGACGTCGACTGGCTCGCCGATACCTCGGCGCACGCCATGATCGACGCGGTACGCCGGGTATCCAACATCCCGCAGGCGGTGGCCGATCTGATGGGCGCCGATTAG